TCATCCATATCAAGACCAAAGGAGACACTTGAAAACTCactagagaataaaaaaatctccattGGTGATTGCCTAGCTTTCTGTATAAAAAAGGTTGTGCATGTGGTGCTGCCGTGCGTGTTTAAGTTGCCTTTCTGTGCACTCCTTCTTAGCCTTCAACCTCTGGAAACCAGAGAGAGCTGACCAAGAAGAATGACTGGAGTAAAGCGCAAGAACTGTGCCAAGCAATATGATTTTCTCCGTAATATACTCACTCCACATGCTGTGTCGATACCTCCAACGCACccacttgattttattttataagtGAATGTCCACATGTGAAGAACTTAAGAAGTTGACCTGACAGTAAAAAATAACAGAAAGTATGACCCGCTAGCTGCCAAGTTTTTTGCTATGTGAAAACCGGAAGTCTCTTGTTATGTCATTGATCGAGCTCGGGAGctgaagagaagaggaagacgGGATTGGTGGGAACCGGAGAAAAGGAGAGGGCAGATTCACCGATGGGTATGAGCGGGTACAAGAGAATGGGCTCCGAGGTCGAGGACGATGATTTTGACGACGATTTGGTTCGATACCAGCGTCGgttgaagaggaggaaaagtaCCAGAAGATATGTTTTTGCCTGTGCGGTCTTTGTTTCTCTCAACACCGTCCTCCTAGGCTATGGTATGTTGGCGACAGCATCGTTTccctcttcccttttctttttttccccttttctttccttatcaGTAGATGCACGGTTGTCTGTGAATGTTTGACTGCCAAAGTCCCAGTACTGTTGAAGATGTGGATGTTTCTGGTATAGAAGTTTCCACGAAAATGGGAAGCGCCCCCAATTTGAGTGTGATttgaaaaagtgatttttttgttaGGTCCTCCAATAAAATTGTAGACTCCCATAGATAAAGAGCATCATGGAGAAGAGAATATCGTTTCAAGAACCGATGAAACTCGAAGATTCTTTGTTTCGAAAAGAGTGGAAGACGGATTGTTCACATTCCATTTGATTGTCGGAAACAAATTAAATGCTATGTATTGTGTGTGGGAATTGGTAATTCACAAGATTTCTCAAGTAGAAAATAGAGATGTATCAATGTAATTTCATCCGGTAACCTCaattttgcttttcttatgTATGTCTTTTATGTGCATACCATTGGGTCTGAAATACATCCCAACAGACAaatggaaaattgtccaaaagttctaaacatattatacttttgtcaattcagtcttaaatatttttacttcttgccaattgagtccatttgcCAATTTTAGCCGAAAATTATTAACTTGGCCGTTGGCACTAATGTAGCACTTtctaataatttctttaaattttttattttttttttattttgctcctTTAGGGGGTTGGGGTTGGGGCTAGCAAAGGTTGCCGGTTGACCCTCGCCTCCCCCTAGGCAAGAGGCCCAAGCAAGATCGTCACCCTCACTTGGCTAAATCTAACAAGGGCATTGCGGCCCTTGCGTAGGGCCGGCAAGAGTGGCGACGCCCTCACCCAAGGCCAACGAGAGTTGACCGACCCTCCTTGTGGCTAGCGAGGGCCGTCAGCCCTAACCCCAAACCAGCTCAACCCcaaacccaaaataaaaaataaaaaacattaaaaattcaaaaaaaaattgttaagaaattattaaaaactatTGTATCAACGCAGTCATATCAGTcatttttaaccaaaattggtcaaatggactcaattggtaaaaagtgaaaatgtttaagatcgaattgacaaaagtgaaaGGTTTacgactgaattggcaaaaatacaattggtttaagactttttgaacaattttccctccAAACATATGTTGATGTGAAATGCTAGGGTTCCGTAGggcaaaataatgaaattttttggtGTTGATAATTTTCTTCAGTTGCCAATGATATTAGCAAGTTACAAGCGTCGTATTGAATTTACCATTGTCAAAATTAATTGCTAAGTTGCTCGATTCTTATCGCCTACTATCCACTTCCATGTAAACATTTGCTTCAGTGACCATGATCATGATATTTAAGTGCATCTATGGTTTTCCAGTAGGTGGGTGGGTGGATTTTATTTGTAATTGCAGTAGATTAATGCGTCACAACCTGTTCGCCTTTCAGTTAGATCCATCAACACTTTGTTAAGTCGGAAATAAATTGACATGCTCGAACTTGCAGATGGAGGTGTCATGAGTGGAGCAATTATATTCATTCAGGAAGATCTCAGAATAACTGAGGTTCAGATAGAAGTCCTTGTCGGTTGTTTGAGCATAATTTCGCTCTTCGGTAGCATAGCTGGAGGCCGAACATCAGACATTATCGGTAGAAAATGGACGATGGCGTTGGCTGCTGTTGTCTTCCAAGTGGGCGTGGCTGTTATGACCTTTGCTGGTTCATTTCGAGCACTAATGATAGGAAGATTGCTGGCGGGGGTTGGAATGGGTTTTGGAGGCATGATAACTCCACTTTACATTGCCGAAATTTCACCAACCATCAGTCGGGGCACGCTCTCTTCCTTTCCAGAGATCTTCGTGAATCTAGGAATCCTCCTAGGTTATGTCTCGAACTACATATTTGCAGACCTTTCAGTGCACATAAACTGGAGGGTCATGCTTGGAATTGGGATATTGCCCTCAGTCTTCATCGGTTTCGCACTCTTTGTGATCCCTGAGTCTCCAAGATGGTTGGTCATGAAGAACCGTGTGGACGAAGCAAGATTGGTTCTTTTGAAGACGCACGAAGATGAGAGAGAGGCTGAAGAGAGGCTTGCAGAAATACAATTAGCTGCTGGAACTGGAAATAATGCGAGGAAATATGGAGGCAAAGCCGTGTGGCAAGAGCTGCTGTGCCCTTCTCCTCCTCTACGACGGATGCTAATCACGGGTATTGGAATCCAGTGCTTCCAACAGATAACGGGCATAGATGCTGCCGTCATTTACAGCCCGGAGATTTTCAAAAATGCGGGAATGAAAGGTAATTCAAATCTTCTCGCGGCTACAGTTGCTGTGGGTGTTACAAAGACTTCTTTTATACTGGTCGCTATATTTCTGATCGACAAGGTCGGGAGGAAGCCGTTGCTTTATGTTAGCACGATCGGCACGACCGTTTGCTTGTTCGGCGTCGGGGTCTCTCTCTATTTGCTAAAGGAAGGAGGAGCTGGAGCAGCAGCACCTCTGTTGGCGATTCTTTTTGTTTGTGGTTACGTAGCTTTCTTTTCCGTTGGAATCGGCCCTATCTGTTGGGTGGTGTCCTCAGAAATTTTCCCATTGAGGTATCGTGCTCAAGCAGCAGCGCTCGGGGCGGCTGGCAATAGGGTGTGCAGCGGGCTCATCTCCATGTCCTTCCTCTCGGTATCTCGAGCAATCACGGTAGCGGG
Above is a window of Eucalyptus grandis isolate ANBG69807.140 chromosome 9, ASM1654582v1, whole genome shotgun sequence DNA encoding:
- the LOC104427221 gene encoding LOW QUALITY PROTEIN: probable polyol transporter 4 (The sequence of the model RefSeq protein was modified relative to this genomic sequence to represent the inferred CDS: inserted 1 base in 1 codon); the encoded protein is MGMSGYKRMGSEVEDDDFDDDLVRYQRRLKRRKSTRRYVFACAVFVSLNTVLLGYDGGVMSGAIIFIQEDLRITEVQIEVLVGCLSIISLFGSIAGGRTSDIIGRKWTMALAAVVFQVGVAVMTFAGSFRALMIGRLLAGVGMGFGGMITPLYIAEISPTISRGTLSSFPEIFVNLGILLGYVSNYIFADLSVHINWRVMLGIGILPSVFIGFALFVIPESPRWLVMKNRVDEARLVLLKTHEDEREAEERLAEIQLAAGTGNNARKYGGKAVWQELLCPSPPLRRMLITGIGIQCFQQITGIDAAVIYSPEIFKNAGMKGNSNLLAATVAVGVTKTSFILVAIFLIDKVGRKPLLYVSTIGTTVCLFGVGVSLYLLKEGGAGAAAPLLAILFVCGYVAFFSVGIGPICWVVSSEIFPLRYRAQAAALGAAGNRVCSGLISMSFLSVSRAITVAGTFFAFAAMSAVSVAFVYVLVPETRGKSLEQIESLFQNXRDCEGSHVKMEDTERLVEKVT